The Teredinibacter sp. KSP-S5-2 genome includes a window with the following:
- a CDS encoding DEAD/DEAH box helicase: protein MSDTSDLSFADLNLPEPLLAALSAVGYETPSPIQAATIPMLMQGKDVVGMAQTGTGKTAAFAIPLLASIDLKKRKPQALVLCPTRELAIQVAEAFQSYASQMKGFHVLPLYGGQDMRTQLRALQRTVHVIVATPGRLIDHIQRRSIDLSELDSLVLDEADEMLRMGFIDDVETILQATPDDRRVALFSATMPAPIRRVAEKYLNNPEEIRIETAVTTNENIEQFYWLVSGTNKLDALTRILEVEDFDGMIIFVRTKTATVELADKLNARGFSAAPLNGDMNQQLRVRTVDQLKGGQLDIVIATDVAARGLDVERISHVMNFDIPYDDEAYVHRIGRTGRAGRSGKAILFVAPRERRLLRSIEKTTRQKIEPMSLPSRADLIDKRSQDFKAQVVDALANQEERAFFQNIVTEICHDNEASAEEVATALVYLLQQKRPLMPPPEKFNKPKQDRFDDRDRGDRRDRKDRGERVHNSKDERKGKNKKGRKNETGVPMESFKIHVGHKDEVTPREIVGAIANEAGIEGKHIGQIKIRDSFTIVDLPAGMPKEVFQTLKKTRVCQKPLNIERDEFDSNRAEAKEFDGRPPKKKDKKVRKANKKKDKR from the coding sequence ATGTCCGATACCTCAGATCTCAGCTTTGCTGATTTGAATCTGCCTGAGCCCCTGTTAGCAGCGTTAAGCGCTGTGGGCTACGAAACACCCTCCCCAATTCAAGCGGCCACCATCCCTATGCTTATGCAAGGTAAAGATGTTGTTGGTATGGCCCAGACTGGCACCGGTAAAACCGCAGCTTTTGCCATACCGTTACTAGCCAGTATTGACCTAAAGAAAAGAAAGCCCCAAGCACTTGTGCTCTGCCCGACCCGCGAACTTGCCATTCAGGTAGCTGAAGCATTTCAATCCTACGCTTCACAAATGAAAGGCTTTCACGTTTTGCCACTGTACGGTGGCCAAGACATGCGCACCCAACTTCGTGCACTGCAGCGTACTGTTCACGTCATCGTTGCCACTCCAGGCCGACTGATTGACCACATACAACGCAGAAGCATCGATTTAAGCGAACTGGACTCCCTGGTTTTGGACGAAGCCGATGAAATGCTTCGTATGGGCTTTATCGACGATGTCGAAACCATTCTTCAGGCAACCCCGGACGATCGCCGGGTAGCATTATTTTCAGCCACTATGCCAGCGCCAATTCGCCGGGTAGCCGAAAAATACCTGAACAACCCGGAAGAAATTCGCATAGAAACGGCGGTTACCACTAACGAAAACATTGAACAGTTTTATTGGTTAGTCTCTGGCACCAACAAACTGGATGCTCTCACCCGGATTCTCGAAGTAGAAGACTTCGACGGTATGATCATCTTCGTTCGCACCAAAACGGCCACCGTTGAACTGGCGGATAAACTTAATGCCCGTGGCTTCTCAGCCGCACCACTCAATGGCGATATGAACCAGCAATTGCGGGTACGTACCGTTGACCAACTAAAAGGCGGTCAGTTGGATATCGTGATTGCGACGGATGTAGCGGCACGAGGCCTGGATGTTGAGCGTATCAGCCACGTAATGAACTTTGACATTCCTTACGATGACGAAGCCTATGTCCACCGTATCGGTCGTACCGGCCGTGCCGGACGCAGCGGTAAAGCCATTCTGTTCGTTGCCCCGAGGGAAAGACGTCTACTGCGTTCGATTGAAAAAACCACACGGCAAAAAATCGAGCCGATGAGCTTACCAAGCCGCGCAGACCTGATCGACAAACGTTCGCAGGACTTTAAAGCGCAAGTGGTCGACGCCCTGGCAAATCAGGAAGAGCGAGCTTTTTTCCAGAATATCGTGACCGAAATCTGTCACGACAACGAAGCCTCAGCAGAAGAAGTGGCCACCGCGCTGGTTTACTTGCTGCAGCAAAAACGCCCATTAATGCCACCCCCCGAGAAATTCAACAAACCCAAGCAGGACCGGTTTGATGATCGCGATCGAGGTGATCGAAGAGACAGAAAAGATCGAGGCGAACGTGTACATAACTCCAAGGATGAGCGCAAAGGCAAGAATAAAAAGGGCCGTAAAAACGAAACCGGTGTGCCGATGGAAAGCTTCAAAATCCATGTTGGCCACAAAGACGAAGTCACCCCCCGGGAAATTGTCGGTGCCATTGCCAATGAAGCAGGGATAGAAGGCAAACATATTGGCCAGATCAAAATCCGCGACTCATTCACTATCGTGGATTTACCAGCGGGTATGCCCAAAGAAGTCTTCCAGACCTTGAAAAAGACACGGGTTTGCCAGAAGCCATTGAACATTGAGCGCGATGAATTCGACTCCAATCGGGCAGAAGCAAAAGAGTTTGATGGTCGACCACCGAAAAAGAAGGACAAAAAAGTCCGAAAGGCGAACAAAAAGAAAGACAAACGTTGA
- a CDS encoding DUF4340 domain-containing protein: protein MKKTNSILLIALVIQGVLALGFWLSYSSPSTPKASAPLISEQLLAANKLVITGQEDKAVLNKQGDTWTLENYGQLSVASRKMDTFLDKLKQLKIGWPVATTEAAAKRFEVDDTNSQKTLAFYNGDTLLAKLYLGTSPAYKRLHVRMDGDKNIYAVNLGQHDVSADAASWFDNTIMQFAPSPESASITWENDKLLLTKVDDIWTFKEGERSVSANEDHTNTWLNHFQSLRVKSLVLSQDEAEKITVQNPILKVSLSNNDTSVDYAFYSVNETTYIKRYGQKELYELSSYEADGIINTNKTDFTENNEVSDSEND from the coding sequence ATGAAAAAAACAAACTCTATTTTATTGATTGCGTTGGTTATTCAAGGGGTACTGGCTCTTGGCTTTTGGTTGTCATACTCGTCCCCGAGTACACCTAAAGCATCCGCACCACTAATCAGTGAACAGTTATTAGCGGCAAACAAACTAGTAATAACAGGCCAAGAGGATAAAGCCGTTTTAAACAAGCAAGGCGACACATGGACACTCGAAAACTACGGACAACTATCTGTCGCCAGCAGAAAAATGGACACCTTTTTAGATAAATTAAAACAACTCAAAATAGGTTGGCCTGTCGCCACTACAGAAGCCGCGGCAAAACGCTTTGAAGTTGATGATACCAACAGCCAAAAAACACTGGCGTTTTATAACGGCGACACACTGCTGGCAAAACTGTATTTAGGGACCAGCCCTGCGTATAAACGGTTACACGTTCGTATGGATGGTGATAAAAACATCTACGCGGTTAACCTCGGGCAACATGATGTTTCCGCTGATGCAGCATCCTGGTTCGACAATACGATCATGCAGTTTGCGCCGTCACCGGAGAGTGCGTCTATTACCTGGGAGAACGATAAGCTTTTATTAACAAAAGTCGACGACATATGGACATTTAAAGAAGGAGAACGATCAGTATCCGCCAATGAAGATCACACCAATACGTGGCTAAATCACTTTCAATCATTACGAGTAAAAAGCTTAGTTCTTTCTCAGGATGAAGCGGAAAAAATTACCGTACAAAATCCAATCTTGAAAGTGAGTTTAAGCAACAACGATACTTCAGTGGACTATGCGTTTTATTCAGTCAACGAGACAACTTACATAAAACGATACGGCCAAAAGGAATTATATGAACTATCCAGTTACGAAGCTGACGGGATTATCAACACCAATAAAACGGATTTTACAGAAAATAACGAAGTTTCAGACTCAGAGAACGATTAA
- a CDS encoding Gldg family protein, with the protein MLLNSNLNKIARKELNLFFSSPIAYLFLGVFVAITLFVFFWGESFFARNIADVRPMFEWMPVLLILLSAALTMRMWSEERRSGTLEHVITLPVNPWQFVLGKFAACKTLLVIALALTLPLPITVSLMANLDWGPVISAYIATILLGSSYLAIGLFVSSRSDNQIVSLIITVLVCGVFYMLGSPTITGLFGNEGGELLRAFGSGSRFESITRGVIDIRDLVYYLSITIIFLTLNRYTLEKDRWASDGDKAHHTRWKLYAGLIIVNAIVANVWLAPLGKLRIDTTEGKIFSINDATRNYLAQLQEPLLIRGYFSAKTHPLLAPLVPEVQDLLKEYQAEAKGNIRIEFIDPAKNAEAEEEAGSKYGIRPTPFRVADRYQAAVVNSYFNLLIQYGDEYKVLSFSDLIEVKSGSTTDIEVKLRNPEYDITNAIKQVLYAYQSGGNLFTSIQDNIQFTGYISKPKRLPESLAKFVPDLQQTLLATQTESENKFSFDIIDPDANGGIVATQIQEDFGFQPMASSLFDTNTFYFYLVLSNGDLNIQIPLPDDLSKEGFERTLEAGLKRFASGFTKTIGLVAPQVNPYAAQMGQPVGASFQVLQQSLSENMTVKNTDISSGKVPEDIDLLAIMSPENLSPKAVFAIDQFLMQGGTVVIASSPFQATFSQQGLNASRITSGLEPWLAHHGITLEPKFVLDTQSTAFPVPVNRQVGMFTVQEMAMVDYPYFVEVREQGLNADNPVTANTPEITIPWASPISINADKNAQRTVEEWIKSSPSSWLSDDMAIGPDTGENGLSKFNPGEAKGEQVLAAMVSGSFNSYYTDKESPLLAKEEAKTETTEENDETDKPEEVISSIIKHSSESAKIIVLASNSFAEDRITGVMSSMQGNQYAAPFQLLASTAEWSLEDQGLLSIRARSHFNRTLPPQSIESRQFWEFVNYGLVLFGLLIIYLARLTINARKQAHYRAILAKPTEQ; encoded by the coding sequence ATGCTGCTTAATTCCAACCTGAATAAAATTGCACGCAAAGAACTCAATTTATTTTTCTCATCCCCAATCGCCTACTTATTCCTGGGTGTATTTGTTGCCATCACCTTATTTGTGTTTTTCTGGGGAGAGTCCTTCTTCGCTCGAAACATTGCTGATGTTCGCCCGATGTTTGAATGGATGCCCGTACTACTTATTCTCCTGAGTGCAGCATTAACCATGCGCATGTGGAGTGAAGAAAGACGTAGCGGCACGCTGGAACATGTCATCACACTTCCCGTGAACCCCTGGCAATTTGTACTCGGTAAATTTGCCGCCTGTAAGACACTACTTGTCATTGCCCTGGCACTCACTCTGCCCTTACCCATTACCGTTTCCTTAATGGCCAATTTAGATTGGGGGCCAGTGATCAGTGCCTATATCGCAACCATTTTATTGGGCTCATCCTATTTAGCGATTGGCTTATTTGTTTCCTCTCGCAGCGACAACCAAATTGTTAGTTTGATTATTACTGTATTGGTTTGCGGCGTATTTTATATGCTTGGATCACCCACAATTACCGGATTATTCGGTAATGAAGGCGGCGAGTTATTACGCGCATTTGGATCAGGCTCACGATTTGAATCCATTACCCGCGGGGTAATTGATATTCGAGACCTGGTGTACTACTTGTCAATTACCATTATCTTTTTAACACTAAACCGCTACACACTGGAAAAAGACCGATGGGCATCGGATGGTGACAAAGCACATCACACTCGCTGGAAACTCTATGCTGGCCTTATCATCGTAAATGCTATTGTGGCGAATGTCTGGTTAGCGCCCTTGGGTAAACTTCGCATCGATACCACCGAAGGAAAAATATTTTCCATTAACGATGCAACACGGAATTACCTCGCACAATTACAAGAACCATTACTGATTCGCGGTTACTTCAGTGCCAAAACCCACCCTCTTTTGGCTCCTCTCGTACCTGAAGTTCAGGATTTACTCAAAGAATATCAAGCTGAAGCAAAAGGCAATATTCGCATTGAGTTTATTGACCCAGCCAAAAACGCAGAAGCCGAAGAAGAAGCCGGAAGCAAATACGGTATTCGCCCAACGCCTTTCCGCGTCGCGGATCGGTATCAGGCCGCCGTAGTGAACTCCTACTTTAACCTGTTGATTCAATATGGCGATGAATACAAAGTATTGAGCTTCAGTGATTTAATTGAGGTGAAATCTGGCAGCACAACCGATATCGAAGTTAAACTGCGTAACCCGGAATACGATATCACCAATGCGATTAAGCAAGTGCTTTACGCATATCAGTCCGGTGGGAATTTATTTACCAGTATTCAAGACAATATCCAATTTACCGGTTACATATCCAAACCCAAACGTTTACCGGAATCCCTCGCCAAGTTTGTTCCTGATTTACAGCAAACACTGCTAGCCACACAAACAGAAAGCGAAAATAAATTCAGTTTCGATATTATTGACCCGGATGCAAATGGCGGCATTGTTGCCACACAAATTCAGGAAGATTTTGGTTTTCAACCTATGGCGTCCAGTTTATTTGATACCAATACATTCTATTTTTATTTGGTATTGAGTAACGGCGACTTGAATATTCAAATCCCTTTACCGGATGACTTATCGAAAGAAGGTTTCGAACGCACACTAGAAGCCGGATTAAAACGCTTTGCATCCGGCTTCACCAAAACTATTGGCCTTGTGGCACCGCAAGTAAACCCATATGCCGCACAAATGGGACAACCTGTCGGAGCAAGCTTTCAGGTATTACAACAAAGCCTAAGCGAAAATATGACGGTGAAAAATACCGATATTTCGTCTGGCAAAGTACCTGAAGATATTGATCTGCTAGCGATCATGTCACCGGAAAATCTTTCCCCTAAAGCGGTATTCGCCATTGACCAGTTCTTAATGCAAGGCGGCACAGTGGTTATCGCCAGCTCGCCGTTTCAAGCGACCTTCAGTCAACAGGGGCTAAATGCATCGCGTATCACTTCGGGCCTTGAACCATGGCTGGCACATCACGGAATCACTCTGGAACCCAAGTTTGTTCTGGACACACAAAGCACCGCCTTCCCGGTTCCAGTGAATCGCCAAGTGGGTATGTTTACCGTTCAGGAAATGGCTATGGTGGACTACCCTTACTTCGTTGAAGTACGGGAGCAAGGCTTAAATGCTGACAACCCTGTTACAGCAAACACGCCGGAAATAACCATTCCCTGGGCAAGTCCGATAAGCATCAATGCCGATAAAAATGCGCAACGTACCGTTGAAGAATGGATCAAGAGTTCACCGTCAAGCTGGTTAAGCGACGATATGGCCATCGGCCCTGATACCGGCGAAAACGGGCTCAGTAAATTCAACCCCGGAGAAGCAAAAGGAGAGCAAGTTCTTGCGGCGATGGTGAGTGGTAGCTTTAACTCATACTACACCGATAAGGAGTCCCCTCTTTTAGCGAAAGAAGAAGCAAAGACAGAGACGACCGAAGAAAATGACGAAACCGATAAACCGGAAGAAGTGATTAGCAGCATTATTAAACACTCTTCTGAATCGGCAAAAATAATCGTGCTGGCATCCAACAGTTTTGCCGAAGACCGTATAACCGGCGTCATGAGTTCAATGCAAGGCAACCAATATGCTGCACCATTTCAATTACTTGCCAGCACAGCGGAATGGAGTCTGGAAGACCAAGGGCTGTTAAGTATTCGAGCCAGAAGTCATTTCAATCGCACATTACCACCGCAGTCGATTGAGAGTCGTCAGTTCTGGGAGTTTGTGAATTACGGTTTGGTTTTATTTGGTCTACTCATTATTTATCTCGCTCGATTGACCATCAACGCCAGAAAGCAAGCGCATTATCGAGCCATTCTGGCCAAACCAACTGAGCAATAA
- a CDS encoding PKD domain-containing protein: MKLKPLFNTGVTLGFIIGLTTNASAYTTYSAEQCDQMRSFVANESYAENELVVHNENVYTCTVPGWCEIGGPYEPGIGWAWEYAWTHDGECTATTSSSSSSSSSSSSSSSSSSSSSSGASNIQPYILTAGPYHGLEGQGVQFDGSSIARDPDGTIVTYTWELGDGTTAATADPVHQYPGPGFYNVQLTVFDDMGASDTEEGKAVVSVEPNANCPAPRYLAGTTYTTGQVVQNGGQDFRCLLSGYCSSADAYQNEPGAGWNTDTAWQQLGDCNTNTDYNLLPTAKFDAPLGGVVGIAISFSGTESTDADGSITQYHWDFGDAQFADTENTTHVYQSPGTYSVTLTVTDNQGGEGQAVRNIEIAPQGDETCWAPPFIRGTAYKNGDIIQYFGDDYQCEEVDFCSMPAPGKEPFGIVAWVNLGACAAEPPPPGNACQDITPEFQDGGTYSTGDQVWRYDRLFTCLQGGWCSLGGWAYAPATGVFWDYAWEEVGACLAE, encoded by the coding sequence ATGAAATTAAAACCATTGTTTAATACAGGCGTTACTCTAGGTTTTATAATAGGGTTAACGACAAATGCATCCGCATACACAACATACTCCGCAGAACAATGTGACCAAATGCGTTCTTTTGTTGCCAACGAAAGTTATGCAGAAAATGAATTAGTCGTTCACAATGAAAACGTATACACCTGTACCGTACCCGGATGGTGTGAAATTGGCGGCCCCTATGAACCTGGTATTGGCTGGGCGTGGGAATATGCCTGGACTCACGACGGTGAATGTACTGCGACAACATCAAGCAGTAGTTCCTCATCATCTAGCAGCTCTTCGTCATCCAGTTCAAGCTCATCATCCAGTAGCGGCGCCAGTAATATCCAACCCTATATATTAACGGCCGGCCCCTATCATGGACTGGAAGGACAAGGTGTTCAGTTCGACGGTTCAAGTATCGCGCGCGACCCGGACGGCACCATAGTCACATACACATGGGAGTTGGGCGATGGCACAACCGCAGCCACAGCAGACCCGGTACATCAGTACCCAGGCCCAGGGTTTTACAATGTTCAATTAACCGTGTTCGATGACATGGGCGCTTCCGACACAGAAGAAGGCAAAGCGGTGGTGAGCGTTGAACCCAATGCAAATTGCCCCGCCCCGAGATACCTTGCTGGCACCACTTATACAACCGGACAAGTTGTGCAAAATGGTGGACAGGATTTTCGTTGCCTCTTGAGCGGATATTGCTCCAGTGCAGACGCTTATCAAAATGAACCTGGTGCTGGTTGGAATACCGATACTGCCTGGCAACAATTAGGCGATTGCAACACCAACACCGACTACAACTTATTACCGACGGCGAAATTTGACGCTCCTCTCGGCGGTGTTGTCGGCATAGCCATTTCGTTCAGCGGCACCGAATCCACGGACGCCGATGGTAGTATTACCCAATACCATTGGGACTTTGGTGATGCACAGTTTGCTGACACTGAAAATACCACTCACGTTTATCAAAGCCCTGGAACCTATTCTGTCACCCTGACGGTAACAGATAACCAAGGTGGAGAAGGACAAGCCGTCAGAAACATTGAAATTGCACCGCAAGGTGATGAAACCTGTTGGGCACCGCCCTTTATTCGCGGTACTGCGTATAAAAATGGCGATATTATTCAGTACTTTGGCGATGACTACCAATGTGAAGAAGTGGATTTTTGTAGCATGCCTGCCCCAGGCAAAGAACCCTTTGGCATAGTGGCTTGGGTGAACCTCGGTGCCTGTGCTGCAGAACCACCACCTCCGGGAAATGCCTGTCAGGATATAACACCAGAGTTTCAGGATGGTGGAACCTATTCAACCGGCGATCAAGTATGGCGGTATGACCGTCTATTTACCTGTCTGCAAGGTGGCTGGTGTTCTTTAGGAGGATGGGCTTATGCACCAGCCACTGGCGTGTTCTGGGATTATGCCTGGGAAGAAGTCGGTGCGTGTCTCGCGGAATAA
- a CDS encoding methyl-accepting chemotaxis protein, whose translation MGIQQKIALSFSALVLVSSLLLVLVLTEYAQDKAVSALLYQTEQRFTALRDVKREQIEHYFKFIENQITTLASSSMTQRAEKAFRQGFIDYQLPSQTGDFAAQNALQNYYSNHFAENYRKLNPGDNIDTQNLLNSLNQKSQALQFSLIANNPHPLGEKDQLNDIGSDTLYNQTHKEFHPLYRKYLRNFGYYDIFIVDRSTGYVVYSVFKELDYATSLSSGPYANSGLGKAFQNSLSLQPGEVYLTDFAPYTPSYESAASFIATPINNEAILIFQMPIERINSIMSYDKRWREAGLGNSGETYLVGPDLTIRSESRFIIENKALYIEGLKKAGIKEHTIQEIEAKGSAIGLQPTQTVGARKALKGEKGFELIKDYRNEEVFSAYSPVTLPGLNWGILSEMDKSEALEQSNQLVDTLRWISVVLTVAILTFAFFIAWMLGRYLSRPIIQAHQTIEEISNTLDISKRVTIQNALSPDEIGQMSAAINRMLDAFSKVLGQVKKTESTLTDSVDQLNQSVVEVAEASNKQREMTISMSTALEELSTTSQILQQNVEENQLASEKTQEQADAGLAVMQDNEQSTQELAQVLQTTAAHVSEVANQSHEIFTFLDVIGGIAEQTNLLALNAAIEAARAGEQGRGFAVVADEVRTLAKRTQDSTKEIQNIISNLRQGSDSSVAAMNQAHTILEKTVSAAALAGSNFLEINRQLNEITQKNEQLASAAHEQAQVTQDMTTNVGHISHLAEQNGELMTRVQESKEQVSIASDDLARSVRRFQC comes from the coding sequence ATGGGTATTCAACAAAAAATTGCGCTCTCATTTAGCGCGTTAGTCCTTGTATCTTCATTACTTTTAGTATTGGTACTCACAGAATATGCGCAAGACAAAGCCGTATCCGCCCTCTTGTATCAAACCGAACAACGGTTTACTGCACTACGAGATGTTAAACGAGAACAAATAGAGCATTACTTCAAATTTATTGAAAATCAAATTACTACTCTCGCTTCGTCAAGCATGACACAACGAGCGGAGAAGGCATTTAGACAGGGTTTTATTGATTATCAACTACCAAGCCAAACAGGTGATTTTGCTGCACAAAATGCTCTGCAAAACTACTACAGCAACCATTTTGCAGAGAATTATCGAAAACTTAACCCGGGAGATAATATTGATACGCAGAACTTGTTGAACTCGTTGAATCAAAAAAGTCAGGCACTCCAGTTTTCTCTTATCGCCAACAATCCTCATCCTCTCGGCGAAAAAGATCAACTTAACGATATCGGTTCAGACACACTTTACAATCAGACACACAAAGAGTTTCACCCCTTGTATCGTAAATACCTACGAAACTTTGGCTATTACGATATTTTTATTGTTGATCGGTCAACAGGCTATGTGGTGTATTCCGTTTTTAAAGAATTAGACTACGCCACCTCACTCAGCAGCGGCCCATACGCTAACTCAGGCTTGGGAAAAGCCTTTCAAAATAGCTTGTCTCTGCAACCTGGTGAAGTGTATCTCACAGATTTTGCCCCTTACACTCCCAGTTATGAAAGCGCAGCATCATTTATTGCCACACCGATTAACAACGAGGCCATTTTGATTTTTCAAATGCCTATCGAACGAATCAATTCGATCATGAGCTATGACAAACGCTGGCGTGAAGCTGGGCTGGGCAATTCAGGAGAAACCTATCTGGTCGGCCCGGATTTAACCATTCGCAGCGAAAGCCGTTTTATTATCGAAAACAAAGCGCTTTACATTGAAGGCTTAAAAAAAGCCGGTATCAAAGAACACACCATTCAGGAGATCGAAGCAAAAGGCTCCGCTATCGGCTTGCAACCTACGCAAACTGTCGGAGCAAGAAAAGCACTTAAGGGTGAAAAAGGGTTTGAACTCATTAAAGACTATCGAAATGAAGAGGTTTTTTCCGCATACAGCCCAGTAACTTTACCCGGCTTGAACTGGGGAATACTGAGCGAAATGGATAAGTCCGAAGCGCTTGAACAATCCAATCAACTGGTTGATACGCTCCGCTGGATTTCTGTGGTATTAACCGTGGCCATCCTTACATTTGCTTTTTTTATTGCCTGGATGCTCGGGCGTTATTTATCTCGCCCAATTATTCAGGCCCATCAAACAATAGAGGAGATATCTAATACTTTGGATATCTCTAAACGCGTGACAATTCAAAACGCTCTTTCACCGGATGAAATCGGTCAAATGTCCGCCGCGATTAATCGCATGCTGGATGCCTTTAGTAAAGTACTCGGACAAGTGAAAAAAACCGAATCTACGCTGACCGACTCCGTCGATCAACTTAATCAAAGTGTGGTGGAAGTCGCTGAAGCATCAAATAAGCAAAGAGAAATGACTATCTCTATGTCTACCGCTTTGGAAGAGCTTTCAACCACGTCGCAAATCCTGCAACAAAACGTCGAAGAAAATCAGCTCGCCAGTGAAAAAACACAAGAGCAAGCCGACGCAGGCCTGGCAGTCATGCAGGATAACGAACAATCTACACAGGAACTTGCCCAGGTTTTACAAACAACCGCTGCGCATGTTTCAGAAGTGGCTAATCAATCCCACGAAATATTTACCTTCCTCGATGTCATTGGTGGTATTGCCGAGCAAACCAACCTTCTTGCCCTGAATGCAGCAATTGAAGCAGCACGAGCAGGCGAACAAGGCAGAGGGTTTGCCGTCGTGGCCGATGAAGTCAGAACCCTGGCCAAACGCACTCAGGACTCCACCAAAGAAATTCAAAATATTATTAGCAACTTACGCCAGGGCTCAGACTCCTCGGTGGCGGCCATGAACCAGGCACATACTATTTTGGAGAAAACCGTTTCTGCGGCTGCATTAGCGGGCAGTAACTTTCTAGAGATAAATCGGCAATTAAACGAAATTACCCAGAAGAATGAACAGCTGGCCAGCGCTGCTCATGAGCAGGCACAAGTGACGCAGGATATGACCACCAATGTTGGCCACATCAGCCACCTTGCGGAGCAAAATGGCGAGCTGATGACTCGGGTGCAAGAATCGAAAGAGCAAGTGTCTATCGCCAGTGATGATTTGGCGCGAAGTGTACGACGTTTTCAGTGCTAA